A genome region from Pseudanabaena sp. Chao 1811 includes the following:
- a CDS encoding fasciclin domain-containing protein, which translates to MTTIVDIAVNNEGFSTLVTAVSAASLVEALQSPGPFTVFAPNDAAFAKLPAGTITTLVQNIPQLARILTYHVVAGKYKREDLIGIKSLTSLEGSQIDLNISEEGFEANNATVIAADIEADNGVIHVIDTVMLMRPHWFYPIMESGKVGV; encoded by the coding sequence ATGACTACAATCGTTGATATCGCTGTTAATAATGAAGGCTTTTCTACCCTTGTCACCGCAGTATCGGCAGCAAGTTTAGTAGAAGCATTACAAAGTCCAGGACCTTTTACAGTATTTGCTCCCAATGATGCGGCTTTTGCAAAACTCCCTGCTGGCACAATTACCACCCTAGTTCAAAATATCCCTCAATTAGCACGTATTCTGACCTACCACGTAGTTGCAGGCAAATATAAAAGAGAAGACTTAATCGGCATTAAATCCCTCACTTCCCTTGAAGGTTCTCAAATTGATCTTAATATTTCAGAGGAAGGTTTTGAAGCAAATAACGCGACGGTGATTGCTGCGGATATTGAGGCAGATAATGGTGTTATTCATGTAATTGATACAGTTATGTTGATGCGCCCCCATTGGTTTTATCCAATTATGGAGTCGGGTAAGGTCGGCGTATAG
- a CDS encoding class I SAM-dependent methyltransferase: MNTNPNEKIRQQFDLMPYPNLPASQMGGDGDRGLILHSFVTAWYAKTQRVCDRQDLTILDIGCGSGVTTLALAMANPKARIVGIDLSEASLKLASDRLTYHGFPNAEFYNLPIAELPRFKEEQGIEFDYINCEDTLYFLPSPAEGLQAMRSVLKSEGLLRTNVHSLYQRADFFRAQTFAKLLGFLDGNPTETEYRQIYTIMEALGDGTMLKASTWTPSDKSFGFVLMNYVMQEDKGFTIPDVFQMLRSANLEFVSMINPADWRWQNIFPNGMPEQFTQFLAKATAEQNLHAFELLQPVNRLLDIWCGHSGRSPEYVEISQWSEGMWNSAMMHLHPVLRTSQFFQTLDQAIAQMRPNPNLQKLHRPHLDALTVTLCLRFLWQRPCKFAEIVTYWCSHKPRLEAYRQVSTIIGGSVAPVGKLSDRQAQDELKFLLNELVLDHLVLIELPS; this comes from the coding sequence ATGAATACAAACCCCAATGAAAAAATTCGTCAGCAATTTGACTTAATGCCCTATCCCAATCTACCTGCATCGCAAATGGGAGGAGATGGCGATCGTGGTTTGATTTTGCATTCTTTTGTCACGGCTTGGTATGCCAAAACTCAACGGGTTTGCGATCGCCAAGATTTGACGATCCTTGATATTGGATGTGGATCGGGTGTAACTACCTTGGCATTAGCGATGGCAAATCCTAAGGCGCGGATTGTGGGAATAGATCTATCGGAGGCTTCTTTAAAATTGGCAAGCGATCGCCTCACTTATCATGGTTTCCCTAATGCCGAATTTTATAATTTGCCTATCGCTGAGCTTCCACGCTTCAAAGAAGAACAGGGGATCGAATTTGACTATATTAACTGCGAAGACACGCTCTATTTTTTGCCCTCACCAGCAGAAGGATTGCAAGCGATGCGATCGGTTCTCAAATCTGAAGGTTTATTACGAACTAATGTTCATAGCCTATATCAACGCGCCGATTTTTTTCGCGCCCAAACCTTTGCCAAATTGTTAGGATTTCTGGACGGTAATCCCACGGAAACAGAGTACAGACAAATTTACACAATTATGGAAGCCTTAGGCGATGGAACCATGCTCAAAGCAAGTACTTGGACTCCCTCTGATAAATCCTTTGGCTTTGTTTTGATGAATTATGTGATGCAGGAAGATAAGGGTTTTACGATTCCAGATGTTTTTCAAATGCTGCGATCGGCAAATTTAGAATTTGTGAGCATGATCAATCCTGCGGACTGGCGTTGGCAAAATATATTTCCCAATGGAATGCCAGAGCAATTCACTCAATTTTTGGCTAAGGCTACGGCTGAGCAAAATCTCCATGCCTTTGAACTGCTTCAACCCGTTAACCGTCTATTGGATATTTGGTGCGGTCACTCAGGACGATCGCCTGAATATGTAGAGATCAGTCAATGGTCAGAAGGGATGTGGAATTCAGCAATGATGCATTTGCATCCTGTTTTGCGAACATCTCAGTTTTTTCAAACCCTCGATCAAGCGATCGCCCAAATGCGCCCCAATCCCAATCTGCAAAAATTACATCGACCTCATCTTGATGCCCTCACCGTAACTCTTTGCTTGCGATTTCTCTGGCAGCGTCCCTGTAAATTTGCAGAGATTGTCACCTATTGGTGTAGCCACAAACCCAGATTAGAAGCCTATCGCCAAGTTTCGACCATTATCGGTGGCTCAGTTGCACCCGTTGGCAAACTCAGCGATCGCCAAGCCCAAGATGAACTCAAGTTTTTATTAAATGAACTCGTCTTAGATCACCTTGTTCTTATTGAATTACCATCCTAG
- a CDS encoding class I SAM-dependent methyltransferase, with the protein MSFVNPRISNNCLFDVYRHEYFHRNQDGYNDYESIANLRIKTFEKWYRDLAPYCINKGIALDIGCAAGYFLDVLQENQWQVEGIELEHRMYDLLIQKGYTISNEPLEYFTAAHQYDLITMFDVIEHLPELQKNFAKISSLLSEQGIIALSTPNIDSLQYRIFRRRWFQFKPVEHLYYFSPSTLKRLAQAHGLRIEVMKKSGQYSDIPFIVDRLEHYGFYNLARLFSLIVKLFGLGNLNWYADTGSIFVILRKVE; encoded by the coding sequence ATGTCATTTGTTAATCCTAGAATTAGTAATAATTGTCTCTTTGATGTTTATCGCCATGAATATTTCCATCGCAATCAAGATGGATATAATGACTATGAAAGCATCGCCAATTTAAGAATTAAAACCTTTGAGAAATGGTATAGAGATCTTGCTCCATACTGTATCAACAAAGGAATTGCGCTAGATATCGGTTGTGCCGCGGGATATTTTCTTGATGTTTTACAAGAAAATCAGTGGCAGGTTGAGGGGATAGAACTGGAGCATCGTATGTATGATTTGCTTATTCAGAAAGGATATACGATCAGTAATGAGCCTCTAGAATATTTCACTGCCGCACATCAATATGATCTGATCACAATGTTTGATGTAATTGAACATTTACCTGAGCTACAAAAAAATTTTGCGAAAATTAGTAGTTTACTTTCTGAGCAGGGTATTATTGCGCTGTCCACACCTAATATTGATAGTCTCCAATATCGAATTTTTAGAAGACGATGGTTTCAGTTTAAACCTGTGGAACACTTATATTACTTTTCTCCTTCAACATTAAAACGATTGGCTCAAGCTCATGGATTGCGAATAGAAGTGATGAAAAAATCTGGTCAATACTCGGATATTCCCTTTATTGTCGATAGACTAGAGCATTATGGATTTTATAATCTGGCAAGATTATTTAGCCTGATTGTTAAATTGTTTGGTTTGGGTAATCTGAATTGGTATGCTGATACTGGAAGTATATTTGTTATTCTTCGTAAAGTTGAGTGA
- a CDS encoding acyltransferase family protein — protein sequence MITLQRFLFLSKNIFNRGSGGDEHIEKSHVAVMDGLRGIAILLVFIFHVWQLSWLDFTTVFNSPVYINFIARFGFLGVETFFFISGFCLFYPHARHCFEQYPLALWRDYLRKRALKILPSYLLAILLILVLFEWEFPKEQLSWHLITHFLFIHNFFPETHYSINGVFWSLAVEVQFYLIFPILAKFFRTRPLLITFLMTGWAIAYRQYIMATQQSSGMLTPYLSQMPAFLDLFAAGMLTAYILVWLRNLQNIDRYMPIFSMIMLLGLASFIALIKDVGTVASLPNGMILWQARNRLFIGIALMFAAIGGHFANPWIQKILNNRFLAFFSLISYNLYIWHQFIAAKLFHARFPEPLTPDPHDDPQWQIVFTVFAMGLAIVIATLITLFWERPFLRQKFNFLQANQRE from the coding sequence ATGATCACATTACAAAGGTTTCTATTTCTCTCAAAAAATATATTTAACAGGGGATCTGGGGGAGATGAGCATATTGAGAAATCTCATGTTGCGGTAATGGATGGTTTACGGGGAATTGCCATTCTACTAGTATTTATTTTTCATGTCTGGCAATTATCTTGGCTGGATTTTACAACGGTATTTAATAGTCCCGTATATATAAACTTTATCGCCCGATTTGGATTTCTTGGGGTTGAAACTTTCTTTTTTATCAGTGGATTTTGTCTTTTTTATCCCCATGCTCGCCATTGCTTTGAGCAGTATCCACTAGCTTTATGGCGAGATTATTTGCGTAAACGCGCCTTAAAAATATTGCCTTCCTATTTGTTGGCAATCCTATTAATTCTGGTTTTATTTGAGTGGGAATTTCCTAAAGAGCAATTGTCTTGGCATTTAATTACCCATTTTCTCTTTATCCATAACTTTTTCCCTGAAACCCATTACTCGATTAATGGAGTATTTTGGTCTTTGGCTGTAGAAGTGCAGTTTTATCTAATCTTTCCTATACTGGCGAAGTTTTTCCGTACCCGACCACTACTGATTACGTTCTTGATGACAGGATGGGCGATCGCCTATCGCCAGTACATTATGGCAACACAGCAAAGTAGTGGAATGTTGACCCCGTATCTAAGCCAGATGCCTGCATTTTTAGATTTATTTGCGGCGGGAATGTTGACTGCCTATATTTTGGTCTGGCTCCGCAATCTGCAAAATATAGACCGTTACATGCCAATTTTTTCGATGATTATGCTTTTAGGTTTAGCTAGCTTTATAGCTCTCATCAAAGATGTTGGGACTGTGGCAAGTTTGCCTAATGGCATGATCCTGTGGCAAGCCCGTAATCGATTATTTATAGGGATAGCGTTGATGTTTGCCGCGATCGGTGGACATTTTGCTAATCCTTGGATACAAAAGATTTTGAATAATCGCTTTTTAGCATTTTTCTCCTTGATTTCTTATAACCTATATATCTGGCATCAGTTTATCGCTGCCAAATTATTTCATGCACGTTTTCCTGAGCCACTAACCCCAGATCCCCATGATGATCCACAATGGCAAATAGTTTTTACAGTCTTTGCTATGGGTTTAGCCATTGTGATTGCAACATTGATTACTCTGTTCTGGGAACGTCCTTTTTTGCGTCAGAAATTTAACTTTTTGCAGGCGAACCAACGTGAATAA
- a CDS encoding TVP38/TMEM64 family protein — MNKKLLIGIFALTVVSGWITFTHIDGFNQIQDIVQDVGLWGDAIFVIAYAIATLLILPVTAFNIAGGALYGGVEGLLLTSLGALLSALLGFILARSLSPEFTEKFASTNERWSTVSANLVSGGIAYSFAARLLPLIPYGVVSFAAGLSPIKRRDYLLGTLLGTPLGIAPFVFLGSTGVEMSTNHDVLPLLASSMGLAILIVVGTWYRSQKS; from the coding sequence GTGAATAAAAAATTGCTGATCGGTATCTTTGCTCTGACTGTAGTTAGTGGCTGGATTACCTTTACTCACATTGATGGGTTTAACCAGATTCAGGATATTGTCCAAGATGTGGGACTGTGGGGCGATGCGATTTTTGTAATTGCCTATGCGATCGCCACTTTACTGATTTTGCCTGTGACTGCCTTTAATATTGCAGGTGGGGCGCTTTATGGTGGTGTAGAAGGTTTATTGCTAACCTCCTTAGGAGCTTTACTTTCAGCATTGCTAGGTTTTATTCTGGCGCGATCGCTTAGTCCAGAATTCACAGAAAAATTCGCATCAACCAATGAGCGATGGTCAACGGTGAGTGCAAATCTTGTGTCAGGAGGGATCGCCTATTCCTTTGCCGCAAGATTACTGCCCCTAATTCCCTATGGTGTAGTTAGTTTTGCCGCAGGTTTGAGTCCCATTAAGCGTCGCGATTATTTACTGGGAACTCTGCTAGGTACACCTTTAGGGATTGCGCCCTTTGTGTTTTTAGGTAGTACAGGAGTAGAAATGAGTACGAATCATGATGTGCTACCTTTGCTGGCGAGTAGTATGGGGCTAGCAATATTGATTGTGGTAGGGACATGGTACAGATCCCAGAAAAGCTAA
- a CDS encoding phospholipid carrier-dependent glycosyltransferase has product MQNIENKLDKNVDSLEQSRSQGWDWYLVLGSLGIFAIALFLHFWQLGKIPYPVFDESLFGQYAKEYLEGNPTWEGHPPLGKYFIMLGLLLFGQNEIGFRILSAIFGSVLPLLVIGLIYRLTAKRNFALLSGLFLFSDGLFLVESRLALLNVFLVAFGLVSQMFVLGGLAVQGKLRTFLLCCAGLMLGATAAVKWNGLGFSLLLFLVILLVWAIAKFFPKNLAKLGILAELTKLHWWQYLLCFIFMPIAFYLVQWIPLFLLNSGGNVAENAWQALNAFPKFLVAVHKHILWWHSTDIVTSIDPDHPAHPYCSSAISWAVLARPVGYYFQSQNEFFAVIQGLGNPLLWWFSTLAIVIITFGSILPQFRKSTNIGSTNYLLLGYFANYVPWLIVKRCLFLYHYMSAAVFSFVALAWLVCQMLEQKGIIRYLGYGIIATVIVSQIFFMPIWLGLPILPSEFYQRMWFMPDRIAGFNWI; this is encoded by the coding sequence ATGCAGAACATAGAAAACAAACTCGATAAGAATGTTGATAGCCTTGAGCAAAGCCGATCTCAAGGATGGGATTGGTATTTGGTGTTAGGAAGCTTAGGAATATTTGCGATCGCCTTATTTCTCCATTTTTGGCAACTAGGCAAAATTCCCTATCCTGTCTTTGATGAATCCCTTTTTGGGCAATATGCCAAAGAATATCTAGAAGGAAACCCCACTTGGGAAGGTCATCCGCCCTTGGGGAAATATTTCATCATGTTGGGGTTGCTGCTTTTTGGGCAGAATGAAATCGGCTTTCGGATTCTCAGTGCAATTTTTGGTTCGGTTCTGCCCCTATTGGTGATTGGACTGATTTATCGTCTTACGGCAAAACGGAACTTTGCTCTGTTGTCAGGTTTATTTTTATTCAGCGATGGTTTGTTTTTGGTTGAGTCGCGTTTAGCCCTACTCAATGTATTTTTAGTTGCCTTTGGATTAGTCTCACAGATGTTTGTGTTAGGCGGATTAGCGGTACAGGGCAAACTACGCACATTTCTGCTATGTTGTGCGGGACTGATGCTAGGAGCAACTGCTGCGGTGAAATGGAACGGATTAGGATTTAGCCTGTTGCTATTTTTAGTTATTCTGCTCGTATGGGCGATCGCCAAATTCTTTCCCAAAAATCTTGCCAAGCTGGGGATACTTGCCGAACTTACCAAACTGCATTGGTGGCAATATCTCCTATGCTTTATCTTCATGCCGATCGCCTTTTATCTGGTGCAGTGGATTCCCCTGTTTTTACTAAATTCAGGTGGGAATGTTGCCGAAAATGCTTGGCAGGCGCTCAATGCTTTTCCAAAATTCCTAGTTGCAGTTCACAAACATATTCTCTGGTGGCATTCCACTGATATTGTCACCAGCATCGATCCTGACCATCCTGCCCATCCTTACTGCTCCTCAGCTATTTCTTGGGCAGTTTTAGCCAGACCTGTCGGTTACTATTTTCAAAGTCAAAATGAATTCTTTGCCGTGATCCAAGGACTGGGCAATCCACTTTTGTGGTGGTTCTCGACCTTGGCGATCGTCATCATCACCTTTGGTTCGATTTTGCCACAATTTCGGAAGTCCACGAATATTGGTAGTACTAACTATTTACTACTGGGATATTTCGCCAACTATGTGCCTTGGCTAATTGTAAAGCGCTGCTTATTTCTCTATCACTATATGTCTGCTGCGGTGTTTAGCTTTGTAGCTCTCGCATGGCTAGTCTGTCAAATGCTAGAGCAGAAGGGCATAATTCGTTATTTAGGCTATGGAATTATTGCCACCGTGATTGTCAGCCAGATTTTCTTTATGCCGATTTGGTTAGGGCTCCCTATCTTACCTAGTGAGTTCTATCAGCGCATGTGGTTTATGCCCGATAGAATTGCAGGATTTAACTGGATTTAA